The following are from one region of the Neurospora crassa OR74A linkage group III, whole genome shotgun sequence genome:
- a CDS encoding rho GTPase activator has product MTSAAAAAAPVAPAQAPPPPPPNFSQTQAQAQAQVHVQAQAQAQAQARTQAQAQAQAQAHSHSHTQSLSQPQHRAYNPYSAFAHQPQPPLPTKRDLKSWWKGFKLPSKHQEAHVVAEPPKGIFGVPLRDSIKYANVAISLVDENGKSYIYGYVPIVVAKCGVFLKEKATDVEGIFRLSGSEKRIKELKHIFDSPDRYGKGLVWDGYTVHDAANVLRRYLNDLPEPVVPLELYEEFRKPLKGATRQAAGDTDGPQFVENFDMDAAILRYQQLITELPPLNRQLMLYILDLLAVFAAKSDVNRMNSQNLAAIFQPGMLSHPAHAMAPEEYRLNQCVIIFLIENQDHFLIGMQGTAADERTVQEVQKGTPTINVPEPPKTYQPGVNRTASNASAGAESVSKEGMIRRNKSTSSRRSLASNGAPSPGSPALTSTPTGGLGRSNTLPSKRSPRVPPGRFAHRYDASSSPVGPLTPVHPPSVPGVTPPTPTVLPPAPAVVHEVATPPEESSVPSIATSTAPSSLLPNHSVSATRSQEKLPDAEAEAATPSKERRIPNISNIFQRAPTGENELRQPNKLKKKMPGAGGHYSAHSSTMSLPRSATASPSVEAANPMDTVPSLPGNLDAVVSGGQPAPSPSDSTPKASQVPSTPSTTVHPHNASEAQLKPRESPPTSVTSYNDMSDPDQVETQTSASLASPEVASPDRDKRRRWRLSRKKEDSISLNSPLNISQPLISPRMLGSNSQAEGSNSSVGSSGYFHHRPRASMSGDVSDAGMISSLDDRSMMSDATREGRDRDRDRDWDKSSEYRKSNIADWLKNKYREHRETAELRRTKSPPAHDGRSASIGERIRKSIDLKREMINGSENGYSDEHIPMPPPPMRESGPGHSQTSIQSAAQPVQQVQPQPLQAQQPPALYQTEVQSVEMQPVAQESPAQVQPNLQPEQPSSQHPQPQQASAHQSQPQLQQEPLPQTPEQPTEASVLTPSRHMDLDD; this is encoded by the exons ATGAcgtccgccgccgctgccgccgcgccCGTCGCGCCCGCCCaagctcctccaccaccgcctccaaACTTCTCGCAGACGCAGgcgcaagcgcaagcgcAGGTCCATGTTCAGGCTCAGGCACAGGCTCAGGCACAGGCACGGAcacaggcacaggcacaggcCCAGGCCCAGGCGCATTCGCACTCGCATACCCAGTCGCTGTCACAGCCGCAGCATCGAGCATACAATCCCTACAGTGCCTTTGCGCACCAGCCGCAACCTCCACTCCCTACAAAGCGAGACCTCAAGTCGTGGTGGAAAGGCTTTAAGCTACCCTCGAAGCATCAGGAAGCACACG TAGTAGCAGAACCGCCCAAAGGCATCTTTGGCGTCCCCCTTCGCGATAGCATCAAGTATGCCAATGTTGCCATATCCCTTGTCGACGAAAATGGGAAAAGCTACATCTACGGTTACGTCCCCATCGTGGTTGCCAAATGTGGTGTTTTCTTGAAGGAAAAGG CAACCGACGTTGAGGGCATCTTTCGTCTCAGTGGTTCAGAGAAAAGAATCAAGGAACTCAAACACATCTTCGATTCGCCTGACCGATACGGCAAGGGGTTGGTGTGGGATGGGTACACAGTTCACGATGCCGCCAATGTCCTCCGTCGCTACCTCAACGACCTCCCGGAGCCGGTGGTCCCTCTCGAACTGTATGAGGAGTTTCGAAAACCGTTGAAAGGAGCCACTAGGCAGGCCGCAGGTGATACCGATGGCCCCCAGTTTGTCGAAAATTTCGACATGGACGCCGCCATCCTCAGATACCAGCAGCTGATTACCGAGTTGCCACCACTCAATCGCCAGCTGATGCTTTATATCTTGGACTTGCTCGCCGTCTTCGCCGCCAAGTCCGACGTTAACCGCATGAACTCGCAGAACCTGGCTGCCATTTTCCAGCCAGGCATGCTCTCACATCCGGCCCACGCTATGGCACCCGAGGAGTATCGCCTCAATCAATGCGTCATCATTTTTCTCATCGAGAACCAGGATCATTTCCTCATTGGCATGCAAGGTACAGCGGCCGATGAGAGGACGGTTCAGGAGGTCCAGAAGGGGACGCCTACCATCAACGTCCCAGAGCCACCAAAGACCTACCAACCTGGGGTGAACCGGACAGCATCAAATGCCAGCGCTGGAGCCGAAAGTGTTTCCAAGGAAGGCATGATTAGGAGAAATAAGTCGACATCCTCAAGGCGTTCTCTTGCTTCGAATGGAGCACCGAGTCCTGGAAGCCCTGCATTGACTTCCACACCTACGGGAGGTTTGGGCCGGAGCAACACCTTGCCATCGAAACGATCGCCTCGCGTGCCGCCCGGAAGATTCGCGCATCGATATGATGCGTCTAGTTCCCCAGTCGGCCCCTTAACGCCGGTTCACCCGCCGTCAGTTCCTGGAGTTACGCCTCCTACGCCGACAGTACTGCCACCAGCGCCAGCGGTTGTTCACGAGGTCGCTACACCCCCGGAAGAATCTTCGGTACCATCCATAGCCACATCCACAGCTCCTTCGAGTTTGCTCCCTAATCATTCTGTCTCGGCTACCAGGAGTCAGGAAAAGCTGCCAgatgccgaggccgaggccgcAACGCCCTCCAAGGAACGCCGCATACCCAACATATCAAATATCTTCCAAAGAGCGCCCACTGGGGAAAACGAGCTTCGACAGCCTAacaagctgaagaagaagatgccAGGAGCCGGAGGTCATTATAGTGCTCATAGCTCGACGATGTCGCTTCCTCGctcagcaacagcatcgCCCAGTGTCGAAGCTGCGAATCCTATGGATACAGTTCCATCCTTGCCCGGAAACCTTGATGCGGTAGTGTCGGGCGGACAACCTGCGCCTTCCCCCAGCGACTCTACGCCGAAAGCATCCCAGGTACCTTCTACGCCCTCAACCACCGTGCATCCCCACAATGCCTCTGAGGCACAACTCAAACCACGAGAATCGCCGCCGACTTCGGTCACGTCATACAACGATATGTCTGATCCTGATCAGGTTGAGACGCAGACTTCGGCTAGTTTGGCTAGCCCAGAGGTGGCATCCCCAGACAGGGATaagaggaggcggtggcGCCTATCAAGGAAAAAGGAGGACAGCATATCCTTAAATTCTCCTCTAAACATTAGCCAGCCTCTTATTTCCCCGCGTATGCTAGGTTCGAATTCGCAGGCTGAGGGGAGCAACAGTTCTGTAGGCAGTTCTGGTTATTTCCATCACAGACCCCGGGCAAGCATGAGCGGGGATGTTTCTGACGCGGGCATGATAAGTAGCCTCGATGACCGTTCGATGATGAGCGACGCAACCAGAGAAGGCAGAGACCGCGACCGAGACAGGGACTGGGACAAGAGTAGTGAATACCGCAAGTCAAACATTGCCGACTGGCTGAAAAACAAGTACCGCGAGCACAGGGAGACAGCGGAGCTAAGACGGACCAAGTCGCCACCAGCACATGATGGTAGATCGGCATCCATTGGGGAACGAATTCGCAAGAGCATTGATTTGAAGCGGGAGATGATCAACGGAAGCGAAAATGGGTATAGCGATGAGCATATTCCgatgccaccaccgcccatgCGGGAATCAGGACCGGGACATTCACAGACATCCATCCAATCTGCTGCTCAACCTGTCCAGCAAGTTCAACCCCAGCCGCTGCAAGCTCAGCAACCCCCAGCACTTTACCAAACTGAAGTGCAGTCGGTCGAGATGCAACCTGTCGCGCAGGAATCTCCAGCCCAGGTTCAGCCCAATCTCCAGCCAGAGCAGCCTTCGTCACAACATCCTCAACCCCAACAGGCTTCGGCACATCAATCACAGCCTCAACTGCAGCAAGAGCCCTTGCCGCAAACGCCAGAGCAGCCGACTGAAGCGTCCGTGCTCACTCCTTCAAGGCACATGGATCTAGATGACTAA
- a CDS encoding rho GTPase activator, variant 1: MSTGALFYEKPLQLDTLARFLNWRLSRRCTGVNGPWPVQDSAKTKSVVAEPPKGIFGVPLRDSIKYANVAISLVDENGKSYIYGYVPIVVAKCGVFLKEKATDVEGIFRLSGSEKRIKELKHIFDSPDRYGKGLVWDGYTVHDAANVLRRYLNDLPEPVVPLELYEEFRKPLKGATRQAAGDTDGPQFVENFDMDAAILRYQQLITELPPLNRQLMLYILDLLAVFAAKSDVNRMNSQNLAAIFQPGMLSHPAHAMAPEEYRLNQCVIIFLIENQDHFLIGMQGTAADERTVQEVQKGTPTINVPEPPKTYQPGVNRTASNASAGAESVSKEGMIRRNKSTSSRRSLASNGAPSPGSPALTSTPTGGLGRSNTLPSKRSPRVPPGRFAHRYDASSSPVGPLTPVHPPSVPGVTPPTPTVLPPAPAVVHEVATPPEESSVPSIATSTAPSSLLPNHSVSATRSQEKLPDAEAEAATPSKERRIPNISNIFQRAPTGENELRQPNKLKKKMPGAGGHYSAHSSTMSLPRSATASPSVEAANPMDTVPSLPGNLDAVVSGGQPAPSPSDSTPKASQVPSTPSTTVHPHNASEAQLKPRESPPTSVTSYNDMSDPDQVETQTSASLASPEVASPDRDKRRRWRLSRKKEDSISLNSPLNISQPLISPRMLGSNSQAEGSNSSVGSSGYFHHRPRASMSGDVSDAGMISSLDDRSMMSDATREGRDRDRDRDWDKSSEYRKSNIADWLKNKYREHRETAELRRTKSPPAHDGRSASIGERIRKSIDLKREMINGSENGYSDEHIPMPPPPMRESGPGHSQTSIQSAAQPVQQVQPQPLQAQQPPALYQTEVQSVEMQPVAQESPAQVQPNLQPEQPSSQHPQPQQASAHQSQPQLQQEPLPQTPEQPTEASVLTPSRHMDLDD; the protein is encoded by the exons ATGTCTACTGGCGCACTTTTCTATGAGAAGCCTCTCCAACTAGACACTCTTGCTCGCTTCCTGAACTGGCGTCTTAGTAGAAGATGTACTGGCGTAAATGGACCCTGGCCGGTGCAGGACTCCGCTAAAACCAAATCAGTAGTAGCAGAACCGCCCAAAGGCATCTTTGGCGTCCCCCTTCGCGATAGCATCAAGTATGCCAATGTTGCCATATCCCTTGTCGACGAAAATGGGAAAAGCTACATCTACGGTTACGTCCCCATCGTGGTTGCCAAATGTGGTGTTTTCTTGAAGGAAAAGG CAACCGACGTTGAGGGCATCTTTCGTCTCAGTGGTTCAGAGAAAAGAATCAAGGAACTCAAACACATCTTCGATTCGCCTGACCGATACGGCAAGGGGTTGGTGTGGGATGGGTACACAGTTCACGATGCCGCCAATGTCCTCCGTCGCTACCTCAACGACCTCCCGGAGCCGGTGGTCCCTCTCGAACTGTATGAGGAGTTTCGAAAACCGTTGAAAGGAGCCACTAGGCAGGCCGCAGGTGATACCGATGGCCCCCAGTTTGTCGAAAATTTCGACATGGACGCCGCCATCCTCAGATACCAGCAGCTGATTACCGAGTTGCCACCACTCAATCGCCAGCTGATGCTTTATATCTTGGACTTGCTCGCCGTCTTCGCCGCCAAGTCCGACGTTAACCGCATGAACTCGCAGAACCTGGCTGCCATTTTCCAGCCAGGCATGCTCTCACATCCGGCCCACGCTATGGCACCCGAGGAGTATCGCCTCAATCAATGCGTCATCATTTTTCTCATCGAGAACCAGGATCATTTCCTCATTGGCATGCAAGGTACAGCGGCCGATGAGAGGACGGTTCAGGAGGTCCAGAAGGGGACGCCTACCATCAACGTCCCAGAGCCACCAAAGACCTACCAACCTGGGGTGAACCGGACAGCATCAAATGCCAGCGCTGGAGCCGAAAGTGTTTCCAAGGAAGGCATGATTAGGAGAAATAAGTCGACATCCTCAAGGCGTTCTCTTGCTTCGAATGGAGCACCGAGTCCTGGAAGCCCTGCATTGACTTCCACACCTACGGGAGGTTTGGGCCGGAGCAACACCTTGCCATCGAAACGATCGCCTCGCGTGCCGCCCGGAAGATTCGCGCATCGATATGATGCGTCTAGTTCCCCAGTCGGCCCCTTAACGCCGGTTCACCCGCCGTCAGTTCCTGGAGTTACGCCTCCTACGCCGACAGTACTGCCACCAGCGCCAGCGGTTGTTCACGAGGTCGCTACACCCCCGGAAGAATCTTCGGTACCATCCATAGCCACATCCACAGCTCCTTCGAGTTTGCTCCCTAATCATTCTGTCTCGGCTACCAGGAGTCAGGAAAAGCTGCCAgatgccgaggccgaggccgcAACGCCCTCCAAGGAACGCCGCATACCCAACATATCAAATATCTTCCAAAGAGCGCCCACTGGGGAAAACGAGCTTCGACAGCCTAacaagctgaagaagaagatgccAGGAGCCGGAGGTCATTATAGTGCTCATAGCTCGACGATGTCGCTTCCTCGctcagcaacagcatcgCCCAGTGTCGAAGCTGCGAATCCTATGGATACAGTTCCATCCTTGCCCGGAAACCTTGATGCGGTAGTGTCGGGCGGACAACCTGCGCCTTCCCCCAGCGACTCTACGCCGAAAGCATCCCAGGTACCTTCTACGCCCTCAACCACCGTGCATCCCCACAATGCCTCTGAGGCACAACTCAAACCACGAGAATCGCCGCCGACTTCGGTCACGTCATACAACGATATGTCTGATCCTGATCAGGTTGAGACGCAGACTTCGGCTAGTTTGGCTAGCCCAGAGGTGGCATCCCCAGACAGGGATaagaggaggcggtggcGCCTATCAAGGAAAAAGGAGGACAGCATATCCTTAAATTCTCCTCTAAACATTAGCCAGCCTCTTATTTCCCCGCGTATGCTAGGTTCGAATTCGCAGGCTGAGGGGAGCAACAGTTCTGTAGGCAGTTCTGGTTATTTCCATCACAGACCCCGGGCAAGCATGAGCGGGGATGTTTCTGACGCGGGCATGATAAGTAGCCTCGATGACCGTTCGATGATGAGCGACGCAACCAGAGAAGGCAGAGACCGCGACCGAGACAGGGACTGGGACAAGAGTAGTGAATACCGCAAGTCAAACATTGCCGACTGGCTGAAAAACAAGTACCGCGAGCACAGGGAGACAGCGGAGCTAAGACGGACCAAGTCGCCACCAGCACATGATGGTAGATCGGCATCCATTGGGGAACGAATTCGCAAGAGCATTGATTTGAAGCGGGAGATGATCAACGGAAGCGAAAATGGGTATAGCGATGAGCATATTCCgatgccaccaccgcccatgCGGGAATCAGGACCGGGACATTCACAGACATCCATCCAATCTGCTGCTCAACCTGTCCAGCAAGTTCAACCCCAGCCGCTGCAAGCTCAGCAACCCCCAGCACTTTACCAAACTGAAGTGCAGTCGGTCGAGATGCAACCTGTCGCGCAGGAATCTCCAGCCCAGGTTCAGCCCAATCTCCAGCCAGAGCAGCCTTCGTCACAACATCCTCAACCCCAACAGGCTTCGGCACATCAATCACAGCCTCAACTGCAGCAAGAGCCCTTGCCGCAAACGCCAGAGCAGCCGACTGAAGCGTCCGTGCTCACTCCTTCAAGGCACATGGATCTAGATGACTAA
- a CDS encoding rho GTPase activator, variant 2 produces MTSAAAAAAPVAPAQAPPPPPPNFSQTQAQAQAQVHVQAQAQAQAQARTQAQAQAQAQAHSHSHTQSLSQPQHRAYNPYSAFAHQPQPPLPTKRDLKSWWKGFKLPSKHQEAHGIATPFTRSKPYRSTSLFAEDKEGCLSDLPEAVALLQEIVAQELLIAARANARSQQTSVSLNRMSTGALFYEKPLQLDTLARFLNWRLSRRCTGVNGPWPVQDSAKTKSVVAEPPKGIFGVPLRDSIKYANVAISLVDENGKSYIYGYVPIVVAKCGVFLKEKATDVEGIFRLSGSEKRIKELKHIFDSPDRYGKGLVWDGYTVHDAANVLRRYLNDLPEPVVPLELYEEFRKPLKGATRQAAGDTDGPQFVENFDMDAAILRYQQLITELPPLNRQLMLYILDLLAVFAAKSDVNRMNSQNLAAIFQPGMLSHPAHAMAPEEYRLNQCVIIFLIENQDHFLIGMQGTAADERTVQEVQKGTPTINVPEPPKTYQPGVNRTASNASAGAESVSKEGMIRRNKSTSSRRSLASNGAPSPGSPALTSTPTGGLGRSNTLPSKRSPRVPPGRFAHRYDASSSPVGPLTPVHPPSVPGVTPPTPTVLPPAPAVVHEVATPPEESSVPSIATSTAPSSLLPNHSVSATRSQEKLPDAEAEAATPSKERRIPNISNIFQRAPTGENELRQPNKLKKKMPGAGGHYSAHSSTMSLPRSATASPSVEAANPMDTVPSLPGNLDAVVSGGQPAPSPSDSTPKASQVPSTPSTTVHPHNASEAQLKPRESPPTSVTSYNDMSDPDQVETQTSASLASPEVASPDRDKRRRWRLSRKKEDSISLNSPLNISQPLISPRMLGSNSQAEGSNSSPR; encoded by the exons ATGAcgtccgccgccgctgccgccgcgccCGTCGCGCCCGCCCaagctcctccaccaccgcctccaaACTTCTCGCAGACGCAGgcgcaagcgcaagcgcAGGTCCATGTTCAGGCTCAGGCACAGGCTCAGGCACAGGCACGGAcacaggcacaggcacaggcCCAGGCCCAGGCGCATTCGCACTCGCATACCCAGTCGCTGTCACAGCCGCAGCATCGAGCATACAATCCCTACAGTGCCTTTGCGCACCAGCCGCAACCTCCACTCCCTACAAAGCGAGACCTCAAGTCGTGGTGGAAAGGCTTTAAGCTACCCTCGAAGCATCAGGAAGCACACGGTATAGCCACCCCGTTCACTAGATCTAAACCCTACCGATCAACATCCTTATTTGCGGAGGACAAAGAAGGCTGCCTAAGCGACCTGCCGGAAGCTGTGGCCCTCTTGCAGGAGATAGTTGCGCAGGAGCTCCTCATCGCAGCCCGAGCGAATGCCCGATCTCAGCAAACAAGTGTGAGCTTAAATCGGATGTCTACTGGCGCACTTTTCTATGAGAAGCCTCTCCAACTAGACACTCTTGCTCGCTTCCTGAACTGGCGTCTTAGTAGAAGATGTACTGGCGTAAATGGACCCTGGCCGGTGCAGGACTCCGCTAAAACCAAATCAGTAGTAGCAGAACCGCCCAAAGGCATCTTTGGCGTCCCCCTTCGCGATAGCATCAAGTATGCCAATGTTGCCATATCCCTTGTCGACGAAAATGGGAAAAGCTACATCTACGGTTACGTCCCCATCGTGGTTGCCAAATGTGGTGTTTTCTTGAAGGAAAAGG CAACCGACGTTGAGGGCATCTTTCGTCTCAGTGGTTCAGAGAAAAGAATCAAGGAACTCAAACACATCTTCGATTCGCCTGACCGATACGGCAAGGGGTTGGTGTGGGATGGGTACACAGTTCACGATGCCGCCAATGTCCTCCGTCGCTACCTCAACGACCTCCCGGAGCCGGTGGTCCCTCTCGAACTGTATGAGGAGTTTCGAAAACCGTTGAAAGGAGCCACTAGGCAGGCCGCAGGTGATACCGATGGCCCCCAGTTTGTCGAAAATTTCGACATGGACGCCGCCATCCTCAGATACCAGCAGCTGATTACCGAGTTGCCACCACTCAATCGCCAGCTGATGCTTTATATCTTGGACTTGCTCGCCGTCTTCGCCGCCAAGTCCGACGTTAACCGCATGAACTCGCAGAACCTGGCTGCCATTTTCCAGCCAGGCATGCTCTCACATCCGGCCCACGCTATGGCACCCGAGGAGTATCGCCTCAATCAATGCGTCATCATTTTTCTCATCGAGAACCAGGATCATTTCCTCATTGGCATGCAAGGTACAGCGGCCGATGAGAGGACGGTTCAGGAGGTCCAGAAGGGGACGCCTACCATCAACGTCCCAGAGCCACCAAAGACCTACCAACCTGGGGTGAACCGGACAGCATCAAATGCCAGCGCTGGAGCCGAAAGTGTTTCCAAGGAAGGCATGATTAGGAGAAATAAGTCGACATCCTCAAGGCGTTCTCTTGCTTCGAATGGAGCACCGAGTCCTGGAAGCCCTGCATTGACTTCCACACCTACGGGAGGTTTGGGCCGGAGCAACACCTTGCCATCGAAACGATCGCCTCGCGTGCCGCCCGGAAGATTCGCGCATCGATATGATGCGTCTAGTTCCCCAGTCGGCCCCTTAACGCCGGTTCACCCGCCGTCAGTTCCTGGAGTTACGCCTCCTACGCCGACAGTACTGCCACCAGCGCCAGCGGTTGTTCACGAGGTCGCTACACCCCCGGAAGAATCTTCGGTACCATCCATAGCCACATCCACAGCTCCTTCGAGTTTGCTCCCTAATCATTCTGTCTCGGCTACCAGGAGTCAGGAAAAGCTGCCAgatgccgaggccgaggccgcAACGCCCTCCAAGGAACGCCGCATACCCAACATATCAAATATCTTCCAAAGAGCGCCCACTGGGGAAAACGAGCTTCGACAGCCTAacaagctgaagaagaagatgccAGGAGCCGGAGGTCATTATAGTGCTCATAGCTCGACGATGTCGCTTCCTCGctcagcaacagcatcgCCCAGTGTCGAAGCTGCGAATCCTATGGATACAGTTCCATCCTTGCCCGGAAACCTTGATGCGGTAGTGTCGGGCGGACAACCTGCGCCTTCCCCCAGCGACTCTACGCCGAAAGCATCCCAGGTACCTTCTACGCCCTCAACCACCGTGCATCCCCACAATGCCTCTGAGGCACAACTCAAACCACGAGAATCGCCGCCGACTTCGGTCACGTCATACAACGATATGTCTGATCCTGATCAGGTTGAGACGCAGACTTCGGCTAGTTTGGCTAGCCCAGAGGTGGCATCCCCAGACAGGGATaagaggaggcggtggcGCCTATCAAGGAAAAAGGAGGACAGCATATCCTTAAATTCTCCTCTAAACATTAGCCAGCCTCTTATTTCCCCGCGTATGCTAGGTTCGAATTCGCAGGCTGAGGGGAGCAACAGTTCT CCTCGATGA